The Variovorax paradoxus B4 genome includes a region encoding these proteins:
- a CDS encoding RHS repeat-associated core domain-containing protein, giving the protein MAILPTTPVPTRRPTGRVTTRVAVRLGGDGRSMAGRLMDNLLKDYAGTHYTWDERGNLIERTWNGEKNVFTWDGFNRMRSASTYGKTTTFSYDALGRRIAKRSSYATTLFGWDGDTLAFESTQSTEGQQEQQAWRGDSVHYIHEPGSFVPLVQIRQAQAVALSQTTDVKALIAANGGRYDIEQDPLWNGQQLRTPQAFAREEIAFYQCDHLGTPQELTDHEGRIAWSASYKAWGEAKQAISEAGRKAGFRNPIRFQGQYWDAETGLHYNRHRYYDPQSGRFVGADPIGLLGGPNLHAYASNPTEWIDPLGLQVRPGGACNLDSGKHGELSPDTNRAPGNRNTRADKFVQSHHPVQNEWPEQNIPGYDRNQAPAVLLRSASGESHAQISAAQRAQRRGLDSQPGGRWGTTTVRDEFNTGYRQMINAGVPTDVARRAMKKSYKYFDCLGAFK; this is encoded by the coding sequence TTGGCCATCCTTCCGACGACACCGGTGCCAACGCGCAGGCCCACCGGCCGCGTCACCACCCGCGTCGCGGTGCGCCTGGGCGGCGATGGCCGCAGCATGGCCGGTCGGCTGATGGACAACCTGCTCAAGGACTACGCCGGCACCCACTACACCTGGGACGAGCGCGGCAACCTCATCGAGCGGACCTGGAACGGCGAGAAGAACGTGTTCACCTGGGATGGCTTCAACCGCATGCGCAGTGCGAGCACCTACGGCAAGACCACCACCTTCAGCTACGACGCCCTGGGCCGGCGCATCGCCAAGCGAAGCTCATACGCGACGACCTTGTTCGGCTGGGACGGGGACACGCTGGCCTTCGAGAGCACGCAGAGCACCGAGGGCCAACAGGAGCAGCAGGCCTGGCGCGGCGACAGCGTGCACTACATCCACGAGCCCGGCTCCTTCGTGCCGCTGGTGCAGATCCGCCAGGCGCAGGCCGTGGCGTTGAGCCAGACCACCGACGTGAAGGCGCTGATCGCGGCCAACGGCGGACGCTACGACATCGAGCAGGATCCGCTATGGAATGGGCAGCAGCTCAGGACGCCGCAGGCCTTTGCGAGAGAAGAGATCGCGTTCTACCAGTGCGACCATCTGGGCACGCCGCAGGAGCTGACGGACCATGAGGGGCGGATCGCCTGGTCGGCCAGCTACAAGGCCTGGGGCGAAGCGAAGCAGGCGATCAGCGAGGCGGGACGGAAGGCGGGGTTCAGGAATCCGATTCGGTTCCAGGGGCAGTACTGGGACGCGGAAACCGGGCTGCATTACAACAGGCATCGGTACTACGATCCGCAGAGCGGGAGGTTTGTCGGCGCAGATCCGATTGGCTTACTCGGTGGCCCAAACCTGCACGCGTATGCATCGAATCCAACTGAGTGGATTGATCCGTTAGGCCTTCAGGTAAGACCAGGCGGTGCATGCAATCTGGACAGCGGGAAGCACGGCGAGTTGAGTCCTGATACCAACAGGGCGCCGGGGAATCGCAATACCCGTGCCGACAAATTTGTTCAATCGCATCATCCTGTTCAGAACGAGTGGCCTGAGCAGAACATCCCTGGGTATGACAGAAATCAAGCGCCAGCAGTCCTACTTCGTTCCGCTAGCGGTGAATCTCATGCCCAAATCTCAGCAGCCCAAAGAGCTCAGCGTCGCGGTCTCGACAGCCAGCCTGGCGGGCGCTGGGGGACGACCACTGTCAGGGATGAATTCAACACCGGGTATAGACAAATGATCAATGCAGGTGTTCCGACAGACGTCGCCCGTAGGGCGATGAAAAAGAGCTATAAGTACTTCGATTGTCTTGGGGCATTCAAATGA
- a CDS encoding RHS repeat-associated core domain-containing protein, with the protein MADQAPQNDAQAKERERQTAVAPLNTIGEEDIGAGAAKIDKWLRKLTNDYVTLNVLATFAGSLPVIGNIMALIDAVWDLIEMVTKKAYSDVLQWVSLAINLLGVIPFPPATGAARMSLRPMLHLLKQEIAKSAKNAVPNIGEAFIAVLITHLNDTIAGTLDKFVDEALGYLDDFLQSCAKKVDGIADALIGALQVALGEKPVFATGAAAERNTYDPKTQSTWSRMMAAAAEAAKKSANYAAATASHYALPDSAKAMIRDTVASLTDLKGAARRQIMRLGDESLQYGIKWMIKILKDALLRRKGKHSANISANNGTQVESKKPGGEQAATSAQVPAGGDPGCKNCTNAAAGGAISLATGCESFDHTDFVLGAPLPITWTRTYRSDLAAFDQGSLGARWITPYSTRVDVAKPAKGRRQGQMSLIYRGADGRSHAFPLLAVGQSHRNPIEEITLTRLGERLLAVDFGKPMPAGQAPDWRETYELVDTVPAKAAAQGKQHFRLVAQHTNSGAAVGLRYDHVIAATGEQVLSDIISRQGEAIIAHVGTQPDAQTGLIKALWELKEGRVVRQLAAYTHDAEGDLVAAQDENGAGWQYSYNHHLVTRYTDRTGRGMNLQYDGTGADAKAVREWSDDGSFALTLEWDKNIRLTYLTDAMGGETWYYYDVLGYTYRIIHPDKREEWFLRDDAKNITRHIHTDGTTDDYVYDANGNLKTHTRADGSSVHYAYDARHRITGILDAEGGAWKRDYDASGNLTEEIDPLGHKTEYAYDNAGRPVRITDARGGIKTLAYTPDGQLASHTDCSGKTTQWAYDGRGRLARITDALGQATRFRYAEAGEAAQSAMPGQANHPGQLEEIVHPDNASEYFAHDAEGRLLAHTDALGRRTSYGYTRAGLVAQRTDAAGHTLKYHWDLLGRLRELHNENGSRYDFRYDPVGKLLEETDFDRKATEYRYEPTTGVLAEVVEAGHAIQLQFDALGRLSERQAGDDAERFAYDRNGRLVEATNAEARLQWFYDRAGNLVREHQHYLDHGHTAVWQHGYDELNQRIASIRPDGHVTQWLTYGSGHVHGLLVDGQDILGFERDDLHREIGRDQGNGLTQKLRYDPAGRLLEQQISQTRPGAIEAVGIRRSYHYDKAGQLTAIGDSRRGNLSYRYDPVGRLLEAHSRLGRETFAFDPAGNIGHPSDTDINAQPAGRVTTRVAVRLNGDGRSMAGRLMDNLLKDYAGTHYKWDERGNLIERSRNGEITTFTWDGFNRMRSAETFGETTSFSYDALGRRIAKRSSHATTLFGWDGDTLAFESTQSTEDQQELQAWRGDSVHYIHEPGSFVPLVQIRQAQAVELSETTDVKALIAANGGRYDIEQDPLWNGQQLRTPTAFAKEEIAFYQCDHLGTPQELTDHEGRIAWSAQYKAWGEAKQAISEAGRKAGFRNPIRFQGQYFDDETGLHYNRYRYYDPAAGRFVSSDPIKLRGGLNLHQFAPNPVNWIDPLGLSPINSCPCECERILAEEGVVTGKHGDLKKIGGLQDSHHIYQDAAMKNIGGYDYNAAPAISLQGRNPDGTTRGTPHYGANRAQDNASQAGLLGSETVVAYNSLKAAGLSPAAAKCATLQARGYFKSIGAGAGTSTTTPLKRR; encoded by the coding sequence ATGGCTGACCAGGCCCCCCAGAACGACGCGCAAGCCAAGGAGCGCGAGCGCCAGACCGCGGTGGCACCGCTCAACACCATCGGCGAGGAAGACATCGGCGCCGGCGCCGCCAAGATCGACAAGTGGCTGCGCAAGCTCACCAACGACTACGTCACGCTGAACGTGCTCGCGACCTTCGCGGGCAGCCTGCCGGTCATCGGCAACATCATGGCGCTCATCGACGCGGTCTGGGACCTCATCGAGATGGTCACCAAGAAGGCGTACAGCGACGTGCTGCAGTGGGTGAGCCTGGCCATCAACCTGCTGGGCGTGATCCCGTTTCCGCCCGCCACCGGCGCAGCGCGCATGAGCCTGCGGCCCATGCTGCACCTGCTCAAGCAGGAGATCGCCAAGTCGGCCAAGAACGCGGTGCCGAACATCGGCGAGGCGTTCATCGCCGTGCTCATCACGCACCTGAACGACACCATCGCCGGCACGCTCGACAAGTTCGTGGACGAGGCGCTCGGCTATCTCGACGACTTCCTGCAGTCCTGCGCAAAAAAGGTCGACGGCATCGCCGATGCGCTGATCGGCGCGCTGCAGGTGGCGCTGGGCGAGAAGCCGGTGTTCGCGACCGGCGCCGCTGCCGAGAGGAACACCTACGACCCCAAGACCCAGAGCACCTGGAGCCGCATGATGGCCGCCGCGGCCGAGGCCGCGAAGAAATCCGCCAACTACGCGGCGGCCACCGCGAGCCACTATGCGCTGCCCGACAGCGCCAAGGCCATGATCCGGGACACCGTCGCCAGCCTGACCGACCTCAAGGGCGCGGCCCGCCGGCAGATCATGCGGCTGGGCGACGAGAGCCTGCAGTACGGCATCAAGTGGATGATCAAGATCCTCAAGGATGCATTGCTCAGGCGCAAGGGAAAGCACAGTGCCAACATTTCCGCGAACAACGGAACGCAGGTCGAGAGCAAGAAGCCTGGCGGCGAACAGGCCGCTACCTCCGCCCAGGTGCCGGCCGGCGGCGACCCCGGCTGCAAGAACTGCACGAACGCCGCCGCGGGCGGCGCCATCAGCCTGGCCACCGGCTGCGAGAGCTTCGACCACACCGACTTCGTGCTCGGCGCCCCCCTGCCCATCACCTGGACGCGCACCTACCGCAGCGATCTTGCCGCCTTCGACCAGGGCAGCCTCGGCGCGCGCTGGATCACGCCCTACAGCACGCGCGTGGACGTCGCCAAGCCCGCCAAGGGCCGCCGCCAGGGCCAGATGAGCCTGATCTATCGCGGTGCCGATGGCCGCAGCCACGCCTTCCCGCTGCTGGCCGTGGGGCAGAGCCATCGCAACCCGATCGAGGAGATCACCCTCACCCGCCTCGGCGAACGGCTGCTCGCGGTCGATTTCGGCAAGCCCATGCCGGCCGGCCAGGCCCCCGACTGGCGCGAAACCTACGAGCTGGTCGACACCGTGCCCGCCAAGGCCGCCGCGCAGGGCAAGCAGCACTTCCGGCTGGTGGCGCAGCACACGAACAGCGGCGCCGCCGTCGGCCTGCGCTACGACCACGTGATCGCGGCCACCGGCGAGCAGGTGCTCAGCGACATCATCAGCAGGCAGGGTGAGGCCATCATCGCCCACGTCGGCACCCAGCCCGACGCGCAGACCGGCCTCATCAAGGCCCTGTGGGAGCTGAAGGAAGGCCGCGTCGTGCGCCAGCTGGCCGCCTACACCCACGACGCCGAAGGCGACCTCGTCGCCGCGCAGGACGAGAACGGCGCCGGCTGGCAGTACAGCTACAACCATCACCTCGTCACCCGCTACACCGACCGCACCGGCCGCGGCATGAACCTGCAATACGACGGCACCGGCGCCGATGCCAAGGCCGTGCGCGAATGGTCCGACGACGGCAGCTTTGCGCTCACGCTCGAGTGGGACAAGAACATCCGCCTCACCTACCTGACCGACGCCATGGGCGGCGAGACCTGGTACTACTACGACGTGCTGGGCTACACCTACCGGATCATCCACCCGGACAAGCGCGAGGAATGGTTCCTGCGCGACGACGCCAAGAACATCACGCGCCACATCCACACCGACGGCACCACCGACGACTACGTCTACGACGCCAACGGCAACCTCAAGACCCACACCCGCGCCGACGGCAGCAGCGTGCACTACGCCTACGACGCGCGCCACCGCATCACCGGCATCCTCGACGCCGAAGGCGGCGCCTGGAAGCGCGACTACGACGCAAGCGGCAACCTCACCGAAGAGATCGACCCGCTCGGCCACAAGACCGAATACGCCTACGACAACGCCGGGCGCCCCGTGCGCATCACCGATGCCAGGGGCGGCATCAAAACCCTCGCCTACACCCCCGACGGCCAGCTGGCCAGCCACACCGACTGCTCCGGCAAGACCACCCAGTGGGCCTACGACGGCCGCGGCCGCCTGGCCAGGATCACCGACGCCCTGGGCCAGGCCACCCGCTTTCGCTACGCCGAAGCCGGCGAAGCCGCGCAGTCCGCGATGCCCGGCCAGGCCAACCACCCGGGCCAGCTCGAGGAGATCGTCCACCCCGACAACGCCAGCGAGTATTTCGCGCACGACGCCGAGGGCCGCCTGCTCGCGCACACCGACGCGCTGGGCCGCCGCACCAGCTACGGCTACACCCGCGCCGGCCTCGTGGCCCAGCGCACCGATGCGGCCGGCCACACCCTCAAGTACCACTGGGACCTGCTGGGCCGCCTGCGCGAGCTGCACAACGAGAACGGCAGCCGCTACGACTTCCGCTACGACCCCGTCGGCAAGCTGCTCGAAGAAACCGACTTCGACCGCAAGGCCACCGAATACCGCTATGAGCCCACCACCGGCGTACTCGCCGAAGTCGTCGAAGCCGGACACGCGATCCAGCTGCAATTCGACGCCCTGGGCCGCCTGAGCGAGCGCCAGGCCGGCGACGATGCCGAGCGCTTCGCCTACGACCGCAACGGCCGCCTGGTCGAGGCCACCAACGCCGAGGCCCGGCTCCAGTGGTTCTACGACCGCGCGGGCAACCTCGTGCGCGAGCACCAGCACTACCTGGACCACGGCCACACGGCGGTCTGGCAGCACGGCTACGACGAGCTCAACCAGCGCATCGCCAGCATCCGCCCCGATGGCCACGTCACCCAATGGCTCACCTACGGCTCCGGCCACGTGCACGGCCTGCTCGTGGACGGCCAGGACATCCTGGGCTTCGAGCGCGACGACCTGCACCGCGAGATCGGCCGCGACCAGGGCAACGGGCTGACGCAGAAGCTGCGCTACGACCCGGCCGGCCGGCTGCTGGAGCAGCAGATCTCGCAGACCAGGCCGGGAGCGATCGAGGCTGTCGGCATCCGCCGCAGCTACCACTACGACAAGGCCGGCCAGCTCACCGCCATCGGCGACAGCCGCCGCGGCAACCTGAGCTACCGCTACGACCCGGTGGGGCGCCTGCTGGAAGCCCACAGCCGCCTGGGCCGCGAGACCTTCGCGTTCGATCCGGCGGGCAATATCGGCCACCCGTCCGACACCGACATCAATGCGCAGCCTGCCGGCCGCGTCACCACCCGTGTCGCGGTGCGCCTGAACGGCGATGGCCGCAGCATGGCCGGCCGGTTGATGGACAACCTGCTCAAGGACTATGCGGGCACCCACTACAAGTGGGATGAGCGGGGCAACCTGATCGAGCGCAGCCGCAACGGAGAAATCACCACCTTCACCTGGGACGGCTTCAACCGCATGCGCAGCGCCGAGACCTTCGGTGAGACCACAAGCTTCAGCTACGACGCGCTGGGCCGGCGCATCGCCAAGCGAAGCTCACACGCGACGACCTTGTTCGGCTGGGACGGCGACACGCTGGCCTTCGAGAGCACGCAAAGCACCGAGGATCAGCAAGAGCTGCAGGCCTGGCGCGGCGACAGCGTGCACTACATCCATGAGCCCGGCTCCTTCGTGCCGCTGGTGCAGATCAGGCAGGCCCAGGCCGTTGAGCTGAGCGAGACCACCGACGTGAAGGCGTTGATCGCCGCCAACGGCGGGCGCTACGACATCGAGCAGGATCCGCTATGGAACGGGCAGCAGCTCAGGACGCCAACTGCCTTCGCGAAGGAAGAGATCGCGTTCTACCAATGCGACCACTTGGGCACGCCGCAGGAACTGACGGACCATGAGGGGCGGATCGCCTGGTCTGCGCAGTACAAGGCCTGGGGTGAAGCCAAGCAGGCGATCAGCGAAGCGGGCCGGAAGGCGGGGTTCAGGAATCCGATTCGGTTCCAGGGGCAGTACTTTGACGACGAGACGGGGCTGCACTACAACCGGTATCGGTATTACGACCCGGCGGCGGGGAGGTTTGTCAGTAGCGATCCAATCAAGTTGAGAGGAGGCTTGAACCTTCATCAGTTTGCTCCCAATCCGGTGAACTGGATCGATCCGCTGGGGCTTTCACCGATCAATTCATGCCCCTGTGAATGCGAACGAATCCTCGCAGAAGAGGGCGTAGTAACAGGCAAGCACGGGGATCTCAAGAAGATTGGAGGTCTCCAAGACTCGCATCACATCTATCAAGATGCAGCCATGAAAAATATCGGTGGCTATGACTACAACGCTGCTCCAGCAATTAGTTTGCAGGGGCGCAATCCCGATGGAACAACGCGAGGCACCCCTCACTACGGAGCCAATCGGGCGCAAGACAATGCGTCGCAGGCAGGACTCTTGGGTAGCGAGACAGTAGTAGCCTACAACTCACTGAAAGCGGCAGGACTGAGCCCCGCAGCTGCAAAATGCGCAACGTTGCAAGCACGCGGATATTTCAAATCCATTGGAGCGGGCGCAGGAACATCCACAACCACTCCACTGAAGAGGAGATGA
- a CDS encoding SMI1/KNR4 family protein, which produces MPNPTDEDIQRLEDLAGAIPEDYKAFLKNQNGGIPSATLLKTKSNERVINSLLALNAPSGFGDSIENHTKIYGDRIPSKTIPIASGGGGDLILLNIDARNFGEILCWDHNFESDDDASNYFENTEVVASSFSEFLSKLSPDVG; this is translated from the coding sequence ATGCCCAACCCAACCGACGAAGATATTCAGAGGCTTGAAGATTTGGCAGGAGCAATTCCCGAGGATTACAAGGCATTTCTAAAAAATCAGAACGGGGGCATCCCAAGCGCGACTCTGTTAAAGACAAAATCCAATGAGCGAGTCATAAATTCACTTCTTGCATTGAATGCACCCTCGGGATTCGGAGATTCCATAGAGAATCATACGAAGATCTACGGCGACAGAATTCCCAGCAAAACAATTCCTATTGCATCCGGAGGCGGTGGAGACTTGATTTTGCTTAATATCGACGCGCGCAATTTTGGAGAAATTTTGTGCTGGGATCATAATTTCGAATCAGACGATGATGCGAGCAACTATTTCGAAAATACGGAAGTGGTAGCAAGCTCTTTTTCCGAATTCTTGAGCAAACTAAGTCCTGATGTAGGGTGA